The Humulus lupulus chromosome 3, drHumLupu1.1, whole genome shotgun sequence genome window below encodes:
- the LOC133822410 gene encoding protein TIFY 9, with protein sequence MARATVELDFFGMERDQSSSKSQFQKFVHRQRSFRGIQSAISKINPEVLKSVIANRKSDINGVQFEKSKKSFSVPSSPKSDQILFPALPVFVPNATRPTSENLPETAPITIFYNGSVSVFDVPRDKAESILKIAMDGSKNVTESATVDPNPSPLSNDQTQLLDSLNGDLPIARRKSLQRFLEKRKERITSVSPYLCDN encoded by the exons TGGCTAGGGCTACCGTCGAGCTCGATTTCTTCGGCATGGAGAGGGATCAGTCCTCTTCCAAATCTCAGTTCCAGAAGTTTGTCCATCGCCAACGAAGCTTTCGAG GCATTCAAAGCGCCATTTCGAAGATTAACCCTGAGGTTCTGAAATCTGTGATTGCGAACCGGAAATCGGACATTAATGGCGTTCAGTTTGAAAAATCGAAGAAATCGTTTTCGGTTCCTTCTAGCCCCAAATCGGATCAGATTCTGTTTCCTGCTTTGCCTGTTTTTGTGCCTAACGCTACCAG GCCAACTTCAGAGAACCTTCCTGAAACAGCTCCAataactattttctataatggaAGCGTCTCTGTTTTCGATGTTCCTCGTGATAAG GCTGAGAGCATTTTGAAGATTGCGATGGATGGAAGCAAAAATGTTACTGAATCAGCCACCGTTGATCCGAATCCATCACCTCTTTCGAACGACCAAACACAGCTACTTGATTCTCTCAATGGAG ATCTGCCGATTGCACGTCGGAAATCGTTACAGAGATTTTTGGAAAAACGCAAAGAAAG gaTAACATCAGTATCCCCGTACTTGTGCGATAACTAA